A stretch of Ipomoea triloba cultivar NCNSP0323 chromosome 11, ASM357664v1 DNA encodes these proteins:
- the LOC115996221 gene encoding mitochondrial import inner membrane translocase subunit TIM23-1-like, whose protein sequence is MAYQPGVPNHSGGENDQDLHNRRLYNPYHDLQIPIQNLYKLPTTPEFLFEEESRVQRRSWGENLTYYTGIGYLAGATFGGAKGFYQGAKASEPGDSLKLRVNRILNGSGHNGRKFGNRAGVIGLLYAGMESGMVAVRDTDDVINSVVAGLGTGALYRAAAGLRSAAVAGVIGGVVVGLGVTAKQAMKRYVPI, encoded by the coding sequence ATGGCGTATCAACCTGGAGTTCCGAATCATAGCGGCGGAGAAAACGATCAAGACCTCCACAATCGGCGCCTCTACAACCCTTACCATGACCTCCAGATCCCAATCCAGAACTTATACAAGCTCCCCACCACCCCGGAGTTCCTATTTGAAGAGGAATCGCGCGTGCAACGGCGATCTTGGGGCGAAAACCTCACCTATTATACTGGTATTGGCTATCTCGCCGGCGCCACCTTCGGGGGCGCTAAGGGGTTTTATCAGGGCGCCAAAGCCTCTGAGCCAGGAGACAGCTTGAAGCTCCGGGTCAATAGAATCCTGAACGGGTCGGGTCACAACGGCCGCAAATTCGGTAACCGGGCGGGTGTCATAGGGTTGCTTTATGCTGGGATGGAGAGTGGCATGGTGGCGGTTAGAGACACGGATGATGTCATCAACAGCGTGGTGGCGGGGCTAGGGACTGGCGCGCTTTACAGGGCGGCTGCGGGGTTGAGGTCGGCGGCTGTGGCTGGAGTAATCGGCGGCGTGGTTgttggcttgggagtcaccgcCAAACAGGCTATGAAACGATATGTTCCCATCTGA
- the LOC115997378 gene encoding dihydrolipoyllysine-residue acetyltransferase component 2 of pyruvate dehydrogenase complex, mitochondrial-like, translated as MICASQVLRHSRKVKNTSNLVKHDYAELVRRFGSDTRVFASKGDDILRVRQPHIVSSDSQSVVKSSQWTKSSTLGFYNSYRAMSPTMVSLAGRPKEAVQMAGMLQSRVSSCLQMHLRRGFSANADLPPHQEIGMPSLSPTMTEGNIARWLKKEGDKISPGEVLCEVETDKATVEMECMEEGYLAKILRGDGASGIKVGEVICITVEEEEDVAKFKDYQHSASDAAPTPKGTPPPPPPPPKEVAKEPIPSEPKVSKQSSAPADRTFASPLARKLAEDHNVPLSNIKGTGPEGRIVKADIEDYLASRGKEPSAVPKAEAGLDYTDIPHSQIRKVTASRLLLSKQTIPHYYLTVDTCVDKLMELRSKLNALQEASGGKKISVNDLIIKAAALALRKVPQCNSSWTNDYIRQYHNVNINVAVQTDNGLYVPVVRDADKKGLSTIAEEVKYLAQKAKENSLKPSDYEGGTFTVSNLGGPFGVKQFCAIVNPPQSAILAIGSAERRVVPGSGADQYKFASLMSATLSCDHRVIDGAIGAEWLKAFKGYIENPESMLL; from the exons ATGATTTGCGCTTCTCAGGTCCTCCGTCACTCAAGAAAG GTTAAGAACACTTCCAATTTGGTTAAGCATGATTATGCAGAATTGGTCCGCAGGTTTGGAAGTGACACAAGGGTCTTTGCCAGTAAAGGAGATG ATATTTTGAGGGTGAGGCAACCTCATATTGTATCCAGTGACAGTCAGAGTGTCGTTAAATCATCCCAATGGACTAAGTCAAGCACTCTGGGCTTCTATAACAGTTATAGAGCAATGAGTCCCACCATG GTGTCATTGGCAGGGAGACCTAAGGAAGCTGTGCAAATGGCTGGCATGTTACAGAGCAGAGTGTCTTCAtg TCTGCAGATGCATTTGAGGAGAGGGTTCTCAGCCAATGCAG ACCTTCCTCCACACCAAGAGATAGGGATGCCTTCTCTTTCACCAACAATGACAGAG GGCAATATTGCTCGGTGGTTGAAGAAAGAGGGAGACAAAATATCTCCTGGTGAAGTACTCTGTGAAGTTGAAACA GATAAAGCAACTGTTGAGATGGAATGTATGGAAGAGGGATATCTAGCTAAGATTTTGCGTGGGGATGGAGCTAGTGGGATTAAAGTTGGTGAG GTGATTTGCATAACtgttgaagaagaagaggatgTTGCAAAGTTTAAAGATTACCAGCATTCAGCATCGGATGCTGCACCTACCCCAAAGGGCactccaccaccacctccacctccacccAAAGAAGTTGCCAAGGAGCCCATCCCATCAGAACCAAAAGTTTCTAAACAAAGTTCAGCTCCAGCAGACCGCACCTTTGCTAGTCCTCTTGCTAGAAAACTAGCTGAAGATCATAAT GTACCTCTTTCAAATATCAAAGGAACAGGTCCTGAGGGACGCATTGTCAAGGCTGATATTGAAGATTACCTCG CTTCTCGAGGGAAGGAACCATCAGCAGTGCCCAAGGCTGAGGCAGGTTTGGATTACACGGATATTCCTCATTCACAGATAAGAAAG GTGACAGCTTCTCGCTTGTTGCTATCGAAGCAAACAATCCCCCATTATTATTTGACTGTAGATACATGCGTTGACAAACTAATGGA ATTGCGCTCAAAGCTTAATGCATTACAAGAAGCTTCTGGTGGGAAAAAAATTTCTGTTAATGATCTCATAATCAAG GCTGCTGCTTTGGCTCTTCGAAAAGTTCCTCAATGCAACAGTTCGTGGACCAATGATTACATCCGCCA GTATCACAATGTAAACATCAATGTTGCTGTTCAGACGGACAATGGGCTCTATGTACCTGTTGTCAGG GATGCTGATAAGAAAGGTTTGTCCACCATTGCAGAAGAAGTGAAGTATTTAGcacaaaaagcaaaagaaaatagCTTAAAGCCATCTGATTATGAG GGAGGCACATTCACAGTGTCAAATTTAGGAGGGCCATTTGGTGTTAAACAATTTTGTGCAATTGTTAATCCTCCTCAGTCGGCCATTCTGGCAATTGGATCTG CCGAGAGAAGGGTTGTACCTGGTTCTGGTGCTGACCAGTATAAGTTTGCCTCTTTGATGTCTGCGACATTGAGCTGTGATCACCGGGTTATTGATG gTGCAATTGGTGCAGAATGGCTTAAAGCATTTAAAGGCTACATTGAGAATCCTGAGTCTATGTTGCTGTAG